AATCCTAGCAAGACTTCAAGATCCGTTTGGGATCACAAGCAAAGATTACTTCTACTGATGCGTCCCACACTCGCCACCTTGGCTATTTTGAAGGGCCCAAAGGCAAGCGGAGGTTTGTTAGCagcggatgcggatgcagatgcagaAGCAGGAGCAGGGGACACCTGGAACCTGTCCTTCAGCTGGGACACCTTCAGCTTGGACTCACACAAGAGCGGCTTGATCTGGGGCTTGGACTTGGGCTTCTCCCGCGCAGCGCTGTCCTCCAGTGACTTCTTGCGCATCTTGATGGTGTTGGTAAAGTCGGAGCGCATGATGGCCTCGCCCTTGGTGGGCAGCTCCAGGCTAACGGGTTGCTCCGTATCGTGCACCACCGTGGGCAAGGTGCTCGCCTTCGCTATAGCCTCCAGTTTGGACTTGGCCAGCGAGAGTAGCAGCGTCTCCTGGGCTCCACTGCAGTTGGAACACTCACTGTAGCCAGAATCACTGCGTTCACTGCACTGGGATTTATCTCGCAGCTTGAGAACGGTGCGCTTCTCCACTGGCGGCATCTCGCCGCTGAAGTCGTCCTCTTCTTCGTGGAGCGATGTCATCTGGGTGCTGGTTCCACCCCCAATGGCACTGGCGGTCAGCATGCCCAGACCCGATATCGATGGCCTTGGACTGCTCAGTACTCCCATGGCAATGGCTGAGTTCCTTCGCGACACCGACAGATTGGCCATGCGACCCAGAGCACGGATGGCGTTTCCGGTTTTCTGGATTAGcagaagcaggagcagcaggaggagcagcagaagcagcaggagcagggtTAAGATCTTTGGGAGCAGCGAGCTTGAAGCATTTACTAACCTGCCACTTGCGCCGAATGATGAACTTCTTCAGCTTATCCGTGCAgatcttgttgttgctgagACTATCGTCTGGTCGTTGGCTCAGCCACTTGGACTCCAGGCATTGCTGGGCGGTCAGGCGGTCCTCCTTCCGGTGGACCAGTAGCTGCGAGATGAAATCCTTGGCCTCTTGCGAACTACGGGAAGGGTAATTAGGATTAAAGAATCTTGGCTAAAGATATAACAACTTACACGCAGTCGAAGGCCTCGTCATCGTAGTCGTAATCCGCTCTAGTTATATTCGAGAAGGTTTCCACATCGGTATCGCCCATGAAAGGCGACAGACCCGAGAGTCTACAAAAATAAAGTTACAGCTAATCCCATAGAGATAATATGCTCCAAATGCTCCACTTACAGCACGTAGCAAATGACGCCCACACTCCACATGTCGGACTGGAAACCTATGGGCTCGTAGCTAATGATCTCTGGTGGTATAAACTCGGGGGTTCCAAAGAGAACCCGGACGGGTGCTTTCGTATCCAGTCGTTGGGCCAGACCAAAGTCAATGATCTTGATCTGGTGGCTAGTGCGCGTATGGCACATTATGTTCTCCGGCTTCAGATCGAGATGCACCACACTCTGGCCGTGCATGTAGGCCACGCCATCGCAAACCTGTCGCAGGAACAGGATGCAGTCCATTTCGGTCAAGGTGAAGTCGTCAGCCACCACACGTTCGAATAGTTCTCCGCCAGTGATGCTAGGGAATTCGAAAACTGGTCAGTGGTGATCCTCTAAAGATATGTGTAGTTATACTCACTACTCCATCACCATGACAATCTCCCTGGGACTTTCGAAGGAGGCAGCCAGCTGGAGGAGCTTGGGATGCTGCAGTGCGCGCATGATGGAGATCTCCTCGAGCACCTTTTGCCGATCCTGCGACTTGATGCACTTGATCACCTTGGCGGCCAGCAGCTGCTCCGGCTGACCGCGCTCCTGCACCTTGTAAACGATGCCAAATCGTCCCTTGCCCAGCTCCTCGATGATCTCGAAGCGGGATTTGAAATCTCCACCAGACTGCACGCTAACTGTCGCCTGTCCAAAACGATCGCTGGCATCAGAGGATGTGCTCCTCTGTGGCGTATTGGTTATCTGTACCAGTTCGCTGGTCTGGCCGGGTGCACTGCGTCCGTGGATATTCTCGGCACGCACTCTGAATCGGTACTGCCTCTGCGGCTGGAGGTTCTTGACGGTGTACGCTAAGCTGTCCACCACTCGGGTCACCTGCTGCCA
This genomic interval from Drosophila mauritiana strain mau12 chromosome 2R, ASM438214v1, whole genome shotgun sequence contains the following:
- the LOC117138180 gene encoding myosin light chain kinase, smooth muscle-like isoform X8, which encodes MSQLESYPENGIRLLRMRDVTASRSGEICLQVKHPQAESRRIPTTRTYTSLLVLPAIRGNSSSSSLAARSCILTRPEDCTALIGGHVRLSVRYEPFPGTKVIWYKACHPIVESSNVTIRTTSQQSTLYITDISADDSGKYTVEVMNDYGVEAAAASVAVEGPPEPPSGQPSVSLGPDRVAVAWCGPPYDGGCMITGFIIEMQTIGDENCDEDNWQQVTRVVDSLAYTVKNLQPQRQYRFRVRAENIHGRSAPGQTSELVQITNTPQRSTSSDASDRFGQATVSVQSGGDFKSRFEIIEELGKGRFGIVYKVQERGQPEQLLAAKVIKCIKSQDRQKVLEEISIMRALQHPKLLQLAASFESPREIVMVMEYITGGELFERVVADDFTLTEMDCILFLRQVCDGVAYMHGQSVVHLDLKPENIMCHTRTSHQIKIIDFGLAQRLDTKAPVRVLFGTPEFIPPEIISYEPIGFQSDMWSVGVICYVLLSGLSPFMGDTDVETFSNITRADYDYDDEAFDCVSQEAKDFISQLLVHRKEDRLTAQQCLESKWLSQRPDDSLSNNKICTDKLKKFIIRRKWQKTGNAIRALGRMANLSVSRRNSAIAMGVLSSPRPSISGLGMLTASAIGGGTSTQMTSLHEEEDDFSGEMPPVEKRTVLKLRDKSQCSERSDSGYSECSNCSGAQETLLLSLAKSKLEAIAKASTLPTVVHDTEQPVSLELPTKGEAIMRSDFTNTIKMRKKSLEDSAAREKPKSKPQIKPLLCESKLKVSQLKDRFQVSPAPASASASASAANKPPLAFGPFKIAKVASVGRISRTEESGRSGRGTPSGSGKGKPPQVRSMPSSPLPQRSATPTRLMSQRVREAAERLAQQHTVASAQRHLGNGRGTGTGTGNGNSNGNGNGNINGNGNGNGNTAETNRESRARRLIKRFNSETQHITS
- the LOC117138180 gene encoding myosin light chain kinase, smooth muscle-like isoform X9, with protein sequence MRDVTASRSGEICLQVKHPQAESRRIPTTRTYTSLLVLPAIRGNSSSSSLAARSCILTRPEDCTALIGGHVRLSVRYEPFPGTKVIWYKACHPIVESSNVTIRTTSQQSTLYITDISADDSGKYTVEVMNDYGVEAAAASVAVEGPPEPPSGQPSVSLGPDRVAVAWCGPPYDGGCMITGFIIEMQTIGDENCDEDNWQQVTRVVDSLAYTVKNLQPQRQYRFRVRAENIHGRSAPGQTSELVQITNTPQRSTSSDASDRFGQATVSVQSGGDFKSRFEIIEELGKGRFGIVYKVQERGQPEQLLAAKVIKCIKSQDRQKVLEEISIMRALQHPKLLQLAASFESPREIVMVMEYITGGELFERVVADDFTLTEMDCILFLRQVCDGVAYMHGQSVVHLDLKPENIMCHTRTSHQIKIIDFGLAQRLDTKAPVRVLFGTPEFIPPEIISYEPIGFQSDMWSVGVICYVLLSGLSPFMGDTDVETFSNITRADYDYDDEAFDCVSQEAKDFISQLLVHRKEDRLTAQQCLESKWLSQRPDDSLSNNKICTDKLKKFIIRRKWQKTGNAIRALGRMANLSVSRRNSAIAMGVLSSPRPSISGLGMLTASAIGGGTSTQMTSLHEEEDDFSGEMPPVEKRTVLKLRDKSQCSERSDSGYSECSNCSGAQETLLLSLAKSKLEAIAKASTLPTVVHDTEQPVSLELPTKGEAIMRSDFTNTIKMRKKSLEDSAAREKPKSKPQIKPLLCESKLKVSQLKDRFQVSPAPASASASASAANKPPLAFGPFKIAKVASVGRISRTEESGRSGRGTPSGSGKGKPPQVRSMPSSPLPQRSATPTRLMSQRVREAAERLAQQHTVASAQRHLGNGRGTGTGTGNGNSNGNGNGNINGNGNGNGNTAETNRESRARRLIKRFNSETQHITS